One stretch of Streptomyces sp. MMBL 11-1 DNA includes these proteins:
- the serA gene encoding phosphoglycerate dehydrogenase has product MSSKPVVLIAEELSPATVDALGPDFEIRHCNGADRAELLPAIADVDAILVRSATKVDAEAIAAAKKLRVVARAGVGLDNVDVSSATKAGVMVVNAPTSNIVTAAELACGLLVATARNIPQANTALKNGEWKRSKYTGVELSEKVLGVVGLGRIGVLVAQRMSAFGMKIVAYDPYVQPARAAQMGVKLLSLDELLEVADFITVHLPKTPETLGLIGDEALHKVKPSVRIVNAARGGIVDEEALASALKEGRVAGAGLDVYAKEPCTDSPLFQFDQVVCTPHLGASTDEAQEKAGIAVAKSVRLALAGELVPDAVNVQGGVIAEDVRPGLPLAEKLGRIFTALAGEVAARLDVEVYGEITQHDVKVLELSALKGVFEDVVDETVSYVNAPLFAQERGVEVRLTTSSESPDHRNVVTVRGTLSDGQEVAVSGTLAGPKNLQKIVAIGEHDVDLALADHMVVLRYQDRPGVVGAVGKILGEAGLNIAGMQVSRAAVGGEALVVLTVDDTVPQPVLTEIAQEIGASSARSVNLTD; this is encoded by the coding sequence GTGAGCTCGAAACCTGTCGTACTCATCGCTGAAGAGCTGTCGCCCGCCACGGTCGACGCCCTGGGTCCGGATTTCGAGATCCGGCACTGCAACGGCGCGGACCGCGCCGAGCTTCTCCCCGCGATCGCCGACGTCGACGCCATCCTGGTGCGCTCCGCCACCAAGGTCGACGCCGAGGCCATCGCCGCCGCCAAGAAGCTCCGGGTCGTGGCCCGCGCGGGCGTCGGTCTGGACAACGTCGACGTCTCCTCGGCCACCAAGGCCGGCGTGATGGTCGTCAACGCCCCGACCTCCAACATCGTCACCGCGGCCGAGCTGGCCTGCGGTCTGCTGGTGGCCACCGCGCGCAACATCCCGCAGGCCAACACCGCGCTCAAGAACGGTGAGTGGAAGCGCTCCAAGTACACCGGCGTCGAGCTCAGCGAGAAGGTCCTCGGCGTCGTCGGCCTCGGCCGCATCGGCGTCCTGGTGGCCCAGCGCATGTCGGCCTTCGGCATGAAGATCGTCGCCTACGACCCCTACGTCCAGCCGGCCCGCGCCGCGCAGATGGGCGTCAAGCTCCTCAGCCTGGACGAGCTGCTGGAGGTCGCCGACTTCATCACGGTGCACCTGCCCAAGACCCCCGAGACCCTCGGTCTCATCGGTGACGAGGCGCTGCACAAGGTGAAGCCCTCGGTGCGCATCGTCAACGCCGCGCGTGGCGGGATCGTCGACGAGGAGGCCCTGGCCTCCGCGCTCAAGGAGGGCCGCGTCGCGGGCGCCGGCCTCGATGTGTACGCGAAGGAGCCCTGCACGGACTCCCCGCTGTTCCAGTTCGACCAGGTCGTCTGCACCCCGCACCTCGGCGCCTCCACCGACGAGGCGCAGGAGAAGGCGGGCATCGCGGTGGCCAAGTCCGTCCGCCTCGCGCTGGCCGGCGAGCTGGTCCCGGACGCGGTCAACGTCCAGGGCGGCGTCATCGCCGAGGACGTACGCCCCGGCCTGCCGCTCGCCGAGAAGCTCGGCCGGATCTTCACCGCGCTCGCGGGCGAGGTCGCGGCCCGGCTCGACGTCGAGGTGTACGGCGAGATCACCCAGCACGACGTCAAGGTGCTGGAGCTCTCCGCGCTCAAGGGCGTCTTCGAGGACGTCGTCGACGAGACCGTCAGCTACGTCAACGCCCCGCTGTTCGCGCAGGAGCGCGGTGTCGAGGTCCGCCTCACCACCAGCTCCGAGTCGCCCGACCACCGCAACGTGGTCACCGTGCGCGGCACGCTCTCCGACGGCCAGGAGGTCGCGGTCTCCGGCACGCTGGCCGGCCCGAAGAACCTCCAGAAGATCGTCGCCATCGGTGAGCACGACGTGGATCTGGCGCTCGCCGACCACATGGTCGTCCTGCGCTACCAGGACCGTCCCGGTGTGGTGGGCGCGGTCGGCAAGATCCTCGGCGAGGCCGGGCTGAACATCGCGGGCATGCAGGTGTCCCGGGCCGCCGTGGGCGGCGAGGCGCTCGTCGTCCTCACGGTCGACGACACCGTCCCGCAGCCGGTGCTGACCGAGATCGCCCAGGAGATCGGCGCGTCCTCGGCCCGCTCGGTGAACCTCACCGACTGA
- the ilvN gene encoding acetolactate synthase small subunit: protein MSEKHTLSVLVENKPGVLARITALFSRRGFNIDSLAVGTTEHPDISRITIVVDVEGLPLEQVTKQLNKLVNVLKIVELEPAAAIQRELVLVKVRADNETRSQIVEIVQLFRAKTVDVSPEAVTIEATGGADKLEAMLKMLEQYGIKELVQSGTIAIGRGARSITDRSLRALDRSA from the coding sequence ATGTCCGAAAAGCACACGCTCTCCGTCCTGGTCGAGAACAAGCCCGGTGTCCTCGCCCGGATCACGGCCCTGTTCTCCCGACGCGGCTTCAACATCGACTCGCTCGCGGTCGGTACCACCGAGCACCCCGACATCTCCCGCATCACCATCGTCGTGGATGTCGAGGGCCTGCCCCTGGAGCAGGTGACCAAGCAGCTCAACAAGCTGGTCAACGTCCTGAAGATCGTCGAACTCGAGCCCGCCGCCGCGATCCAGCGGGAGCTCGTCCTGGTGAAGGTCCGCGCCGACAACGAGACCCGCTCCCAGATCGTCGAGATCGTCCAGCTGTTCCGCGCCAAGACCGTCGACGTCTCCCCGGAGGCCGTCACGATCGAGGCGACCGGAGGGGCCGACAAGCTGGAGGCGATGCTCAAGATGCTGGAGCAGTACGGCATCAAGGAGCTCGTCCAGTCCGGCACCATCGCCATAGGGCGCGGCGCGCGCTCGATCACCGACCGGTCGCTGCGCGCCCTCGACCGCTCGGCCTGA
- the ilvC gene encoding ketol-acid reductoisomerase, whose translation MAELFYDDDADLSIIQGRKVAVLGYGSQGHAHALSLRDSGVDVRVGLHEGSKSKAKAEEQGLRVVTPAEAAAEADVIMILVPDPIQAQVYEESVKDNLKDGDALFFGHGLNIRFGFIKPPAGVDVCMVAPKGPGHLVRRQYEEGRGVPCIVAVEQDASGKGLALALSYAKGIGGTRAGVIKTTFTEETETDLFGEQAVLCGGTAALVKAGFETLTEAGYQPEIAYFECLHELKLIVDLMYEGGLEKMRWSISETAEWGDYVTGPRIITADTKAEMKKVLTEIQDGTFAKAWMAEYHNGLPKYNEYKKADSDHLLETTGRELRKLMSWVNDEEA comes from the coding sequence GTGGCCGAGCTGTTCTACGACGACGATGCCGACCTGTCCATCATCCAGGGCCGCAAGGTCGCGGTTCTCGGATACGGCAGCCAGGGCCACGCCCACGCGCTGTCGCTCCGTGACTCCGGCGTCGACGTCCGCGTCGGTCTGCACGAGGGCTCGAAGTCCAAGGCCAAGGCCGAGGAGCAGGGCCTGCGCGTGGTGACCCCCGCCGAGGCCGCCGCCGAGGCCGACGTCATCATGATCCTCGTCCCGGACCCGATCCAGGCCCAGGTCTACGAGGAGTCCGTCAAGGACAACCTCAAGGACGGCGACGCGCTGTTCTTCGGCCACGGCCTGAACATCCGCTTCGGCTTCATCAAGCCGCCTGCCGGCGTCGACGTCTGCATGGTCGCCCCCAAGGGCCCCGGCCACCTGGTCCGCCGCCAGTACGAGGAGGGCCGCGGCGTTCCCTGCATCGTGGCCGTCGAGCAGGACGCCTCGGGCAAGGGCCTCGCGCTCGCCCTCTCGTACGCCAAGGGCATCGGCGGCACCCGCGCCGGCGTCATCAAGACGACCTTCACCGAGGAGACCGAGACCGACCTGTTCGGTGAGCAGGCCGTCCTCTGCGGTGGCACCGCCGCCCTGGTCAAGGCCGGTTTCGAGACCCTGACCGAGGCCGGCTACCAGCCCGAGATCGCGTACTTCGAGTGCCTGCACGAGCTGAAGCTCATCGTCGACCTCATGTACGAGGGCGGCCTGGAGAAGATGCGCTGGTCCATCTCGGAGACCGCCGAGTGGGGCGACTACGTCACCGGCCCGCGCATCATCACGGCCGACACCAAGGCCGAGATGAAGAAGGTCCTCACCGAGATCCAGGACGGCACCTTCGCCAAGGCCTGGATGGCGGAGTACCACAACGGTCTGCCCAAGTACAACGAGTACAAGAAGGCCGACAGCGACCACCTGCTGGAGACCACGGGCCGTGAGCTGCGCAAGCTCATGAGCTGGGTGAACGACGAAGAGGCCTAG
- a CDS encoding putative bifunctional diguanylate cyclase/phosphodiesterase has protein sequence MSALGALLSPRSTAGSTGMRSRILLGVVCAGYSVGAAVGWGSPQVAVFMGDFGLAAAALVAAVSCFLYARVVAGRLRPAWMLFSLSSLMAACGNAVWGWYEVVLGLPVPTPSLADVFFLCFAPPAVVGLLVLAKRPVTRAGWVCLALDAWLIGGSLLTLAWSLALAHTTHLAGGQDTSVAPAALSLAYPLLDIVLVSMVLALHFRRAGVNRSAVNTAIAALALTVLSDAVFTSPLLRSTYHSGQLLDAGWFAGSLLLAYAPWGARGEARPSARPGPPRAVVSRPIAGSLAALTPYLAAAVCTLGILYNVVDGRRVDRVVIFTGCTVVLALVVRQGIMLLDNISLTQELAQKENHFRSLVQGSSDVIMIAAPSGTLRYVSPAAAGVYGREAEDLVGSELSSIIHPEDLGRFVHEVRRFLAAPPHEEPTTRIECRFRSGTGDWLHVESTVNRHQGGLLLNSRDVTERVRLQAQLQHNAEHDPLTDLPNRALFTARVRQALGGRRSGDPGTAVLFIDLDGFKAVNDTIGHQAGDELLVQAGRRLQDSVRAGDTAARLGGDEFAALIIGDGTRDQGAREYQVHEIADRLRLTLSQPYRIGPSEVRVAASIGVAFAEPAISPTDLMRNADLAMYRAKAGGKDRVELYAPQMQADVVRRSELATRLRTALREGEFALLHQPVVHLASGSIAAVAAQARWRSAQGILFTPAEFLRVSGDDDRAAELGRWLLEEAVAQAADRARAGHPVSVSVRLSAARLLEAASPPGSIEALLTRHGLPSGALMIEVADSDPRVSFDALEQRLVALRRLGVRIALDGFGSGFAAINALRRLPIDVLKLDRNLVEGVVESARLHKITSGLLRIASDLGLQSVADGVDVPEQVLALRAMGCTHGQGMAFSGPLDEYRLRRALVRGEFPVPGIPAPRPAMAGGSIPLLAGSHAETPVPPT, from the coding sequence GTGAGCGCGCTGGGGGCCCTGCTCTCCCCGCGGTCCACCGCCGGCTCCACGGGGATGCGGTCCCGGATCCTGCTCGGCGTCGTCTGCGCGGGATATTCGGTCGGCGCCGCCGTCGGCTGGGGATCGCCGCAGGTGGCCGTCTTCATGGGGGACTTCGGTCTCGCCGCGGCGGCCCTGGTCGCCGCGGTCTCCTGCTTCCTCTACGCACGGGTGGTCGCGGGCCGGCTCCGGCCCGCCTGGATGCTGTTCTCGCTCTCCTCCCTCATGGCGGCCTGCGGAAACGCCGTCTGGGGCTGGTACGAGGTCGTCCTCGGCCTCCCCGTGCCCACGCCCTCCCTCGCCGACGTCTTCTTCCTCTGCTTCGCGCCGCCCGCCGTCGTCGGGCTGCTCGTGCTCGCCAAACGGCCCGTCACCCGGGCCGGCTGGGTGTGCCTGGCCCTGGACGCCTGGCTGATCGGCGGCTCCCTGCTGACGCTCGCCTGGAGCCTCGCCCTCGCGCACACCACGCACCTGGCGGGGGGCCAGGACACCAGCGTCGCGCCCGCGGCCCTCTCGCTGGCCTATCCGCTGCTCGACATCGTGCTCGTCTCGATGGTGCTCGCCCTGCACTTCCGCCGGGCCGGGGTGAACCGCTCCGCGGTGAACACCGCCATCGCCGCCCTGGCGCTCACCGTGCTGAGCGACGCGGTGTTCACCTCGCCGCTGCTGCGCTCCACGTACCACTCGGGTCAGCTCCTGGACGCCGGCTGGTTCGCCGGATCGCTGCTCCTCGCCTACGCCCCCTGGGGCGCCCGGGGCGAGGCCCGCCCGTCCGCCCGCCCGGGGCCCCCGCGAGCCGTCGTCAGCCGCCCGATCGCCGGCTCGCTGGCCGCGCTGACCCCGTATCTCGCCGCCGCCGTCTGCACCCTGGGCATCCTGTACAACGTGGTCGACGGCCGCCGCGTGGACCGGGTCGTCATCTTCACCGGCTGCACCGTCGTCCTGGCGCTGGTCGTCCGGCAGGGCATCATGCTCCTCGACAACATCTCCCTCACCCAGGAGCTGGCCCAGAAGGAGAACCACTTCCGCTCCCTGGTGCAGGGTTCCAGCGACGTCATCATGATCGCCGCGCCCAGCGGCACCCTGCGCTACGTCAGCCCCGCCGCCGCCGGGGTCTACGGGCGCGAGGCGGAGGATCTCGTCGGCTCCGAGCTGTCCTCGATCATCCACCCCGAGGATCTCGGCCGGTTCGTCCACGAGGTGCGGCGCTTCCTGGCCGCACCGCCGCACGAGGAGCCCACCACCCGCATCGAATGCCGCTTCCGCTCGGGAACGGGCGACTGGCTCCACGTCGAGTCCACCGTCAACCGCCACCAGGGCGGCCTCCTCCTCAACAGCCGGGACGTCACCGAACGGGTCAGGCTCCAGGCTCAGTTGCAGCACAACGCCGAGCACGACCCGCTCACCGACCTGCCCAACCGGGCCCTGTTCACCGCCCGGGTCCGCCAGGCGCTCGGCGGCCGCCGCTCGGGCGACCCCGGCACCGCCGTCCTCTTCATTGACCTCGACGGCTTCAAGGCGGTCAACGACACCATCGGCCACCAGGCGGGCGACGAGCTGCTCGTCCAGGCCGGCCGCCGCCTCCAGGACTCCGTCCGGGCCGGCGACACCGCCGCCCGGCTCGGCGGCGACGAGTTCGCCGCCCTCATCATCGGCGACGGCACCCGCGACCAGGGCGCCCGGGAGTACCAGGTCCACGAGATCGCCGACCGGCTGCGCCTCACCCTCTCCCAGCCCTACCGGATCGGCCCCAGCGAGGTCCGGGTGGCCGCCTCCATCGGCGTGGCCTTCGCCGAGCCCGCCATCAGCCCCACCGACCTCATGCGCAACGCGGACCTCGCGATGTACCGCGCCAAGGCCGGCGGCAAGGACCGGGTCGAGCTGTACGCCCCGCAGATGCAGGCCGACGTCGTACGCCGCTCCGAGCTGGCCACGCGGCTGCGCACCGCCCTGCGCGAGGGCGAGTTCGCCCTGCTCCACCAGCCCGTCGTCCACCTCGCCAGCGGGTCCATCGCGGCCGTCGCCGCCCAGGCCCGCTGGCGCTCCGCCCAGGGCATCCTGTTCACCCCCGCCGAGTTCCTCCGGGTCTCCGGTGACGACGACCGCGCGGCCGAGCTCGGCCGCTGGCTCCTGGAAGAGGCGGTGGCCCAGGCCGCGGACCGGGCCAGGGCCGGGCATCCGGTCTCCGTCTCCGTCCGGCTCTCCGCCGCCCGGCTGCTGGAGGCGGCCTCGCCCCCCGGCTCCATCGAGGCGCTGCTGACCCGCCACGGCCTGCCCTCGGGCGCCCTGATGATCGAGGTCGCCGACAGCGACCCGCGCGTCTCCTTCGACGCCCTGGAGCAGCGCCTCGTGGCCCTGCGCCGACTCGGCGTACGGATCGCGCTCGACGGTTTCGGCAGCGGCTTCGCGGCGATCAACGCGCTGCGCCGGCTCCCCATCGACGTACTCAAGCTCGACCGGAATCTGGTCGAGGGAGTGGTCGAATCGGCCAGGCTGCACAAGATCACCAGCGGCCTCCTGCGGATCGCCTCCGACCTCGGCCTCCAGTCCGTCGCCGACGGGGTCGACGTCCCCGAGCAGGTGCTCGCCCTGCGCGCCATGGGGTGCACCCACGGCCAGGGGATGGCCTTCTCCGGCCCGCTCGACGAGTACCGGCTGCGACGCGCCCTGGTCCGCGGTGAGTTCCCCGTACCGGGCATTCCGGCCCCCCGGCCGGCGATGGCGGGCGGCTCGATCCCCCTGCTCGCCGGATCACATGCTGAGACGCCTGTCCCACCCACTTGA
- a CDS encoding acetolactate synthase large subunit: protein MPMTEQATGAHHPQPRARNGGQPSVTVEHVTGAQSLIRSLEEVGADTVFGIPGGAILPAYDPMMDSTRVRHVLVRHEQGAGHAATGYAQATGKVGVCMATSGPGATNLVTPIADAHMDSVPLVAITGQVASKAIGTDAFQEADICGITMPITKHNFLVTKAEDIPHTIAEAFHIASTGRPGPVLVDIAKDALQAKTTFSWPPVQDLPGYRPVTKPHAKQIREAAKLITQAKRPVLYVGGGVLKAGATAELKVLAELTGAPVTTTLMALGAFPDSHPLHVGMPGMHGAVTAVTALQKADLIVALGARFDDRVTGKLDSFAPYAKIVHADIDPAEIGKNRTADVPIVGDAREVLADLVQAVQAEHTEGNTGDYTAWWKDLNRWRETYPLGYDLPEDGSLSPQQVIQRIGKLAPEGTIFAAGVGQHQMWASHFIDYEQPATWLNSGGAGTMGYAVPAAMGAKAGMPDRTVWAIDGDGCFQMTNQELTTCALNNIPIKVAVINNGALGMVRQWQTLFYNQRYSNTVLHSGADTDGVPAKGTRVPDFVKLSEAMGCYAIRCEDPADLDKVIEEANSINDRPVVVDFIVHEDAMVWPMVAAGTSNDEVQAARGVRPDFGDNEDD from the coding sequence ATGCCGATGACCGAGCAGGCCACCGGGGCCCACCACCCGCAGCCGCGCGCCCGTAACGGCGGACAGCCGTCCGTCACCGTTGAGCACGTCACGGGCGCGCAGTCCCTCATCCGTTCTCTCGAGGAAGTCGGCGCCGACACGGTATTCGGCATTCCCGGCGGCGCGATCCTCCCCGCCTACGACCCGATGATGGACTCCACCCGGGTCCGTCACGTCCTGGTCCGCCACGAGCAGGGCGCCGGCCACGCCGCCACCGGTTACGCGCAGGCCACCGGCAAGGTCGGCGTCTGCATGGCCACCTCGGGCCCCGGCGCCACCAACCTGGTCACGCCGATCGCCGACGCGCACATGGACTCCGTGCCGCTCGTCGCGATCACCGGCCAGGTCGCCTCCAAGGCGATCGGCACCGACGCCTTCCAGGAAGCCGACATCTGCGGCATCACGATGCCGATCACCAAGCACAACTTCCTGGTCACCAAGGCCGAGGACATCCCGCACACCATCGCCGAGGCCTTCCACATCGCCTCCACCGGCCGACCCGGACCGGTCCTCGTCGACATCGCCAAGGACGCCCTCCAGGCGAAGACCACCTTCAGCTGGCCGCCTGTCCAGGACCTGCCCGGCTACCGGCCGGTGACCAAGCCGCACGCCAAGCAGATCCGCGAGGCCGCGAAGCTGATCACCCAGGCCAAGCGCCCCGTGCTGTACGTCGGCGGCGGCGTCCTGAAAGCCGGGGCCACCGCAGAGCTGAAGGTCCTCGCGGAGCTGACCGGAGCGCCCGTCACCACCACCCTGATGGCGCTCGGCGCCTTCCCCGACAGCCACCCGCTGCACGTGGGAATGCCGGGCATGCACGGTGCGGTCACCGCCGTCACCGCGCTGCAGAAGGCCGACCTGATCGTCGCCCTCGGAGCCCGCTTCGACGACCGCGTCACCGGCAAGCTGGACAGCTTCGCCCCGTACGCCAAGATCGTCCACGCCGACATCGACCCGGCCGAGATCGGCAAGAACCGCACCGCCGACGTCCCCATCGTCGGCGACGCCCGCGAGGTCCTGGCCGACCTGGTCCAGGCGGTCCAGGCCGAGCACACCGAGGGCAACACCGGTGACTACACCGCGTGGTGGAAGGACCTCAACCGCTGGCGCGAGACCTACCCGCTCGGCTACGACCTGCCCGAGGACGGCAGCCTCTCCCCGCAGCAGGTCATCCAGCGCATCGGCAAGCTCGCCCCCGAAGGCACGATCTTCGCGGCGGGCGTCGGCCAGCACCAGATGTGGGCCTCGCACTTCATCGACTACGAGCAGCCCGCCACCTGGCTCAACAGCGGCGGCGCCGGAACGATGGGCTACGCCGTCCCGGCCGCGATGGGCGCGAAGGCCGGCATGCCCGACCGCACGGTCTGGGCCATCGACGGCGACGGCTGCTTCCAGATGACCAACCAGGAACTGACCACCTGCGCGCTCAACAACATCCCGATCAAGGTCGCCGTCATCAACAACGGCGCGCTCGGGATGGTCCGCCAGTGGCAGACCCTCTTCTACAACCAGCGCTACTCCAACACCGTGCTGCACTCCGGCGCGGACACGGACGGCGTCCCGGCCAAGGGCACCCGCGTCCCGGACTTCGTCAAGCTGTCCGAGGCCATGGGCTGCTACGCCATCCGCTGTGAGGACCCGGCCGACCTCGACAAGGTCATCGAGGAGGCCAACTCCATCAACGACCGTCCCGTCGTGGTCGACTTCATCGTCCACGAGGACGCCATGGTCTGGCCGATGGTCGCGGCCGGCACCTCCAACGACGAGGTCCAGGCCGCCCGCGGCGTCCGCCCCGACTTCGGCGACAACGAAGACGACTGA